CGGCGACGGTGGACCCGCCGGGAGTACTCGGGGTGCCGGGACCACCGGTGTTGTGCGGCGTACCGGGAGCGCCGTATCCGCTCGCGTACGGCGGCGGAGGTCCGGACCCGTAGGACTGGACACCGCCACCGTCGCCGTACGGTCCTGCCTGGGCCCCGCCTCCCGCATACGGCGAACCCGCCCCCTGCACATAGGGATTGCCCGGTTCCGGCGTCTGCCCCGCGGCGGGCGGCCACGCGCTGTACGGCGATGCGGAACCCGGTGAGGAACCGGGCGTGCCCGCCCCCTCGCCGCCTGCAGAACCGTCGGCCGGACCTGCCCCGGCGGGGCGCGCGTCGGCCGCCCCGCCCCGGCCCACGTCCGCCGGAGTATGCGGCGTCTGCGGTGCCCCCGGTGTCCCAGAAACCCCTGGCACCCCCGGCGTGCCCGGCATCCCCGGCGCACCCGGTGTGCCCGACGCACCCGGTGTGCCCGACGCACCCGGCGTCTGAGGAGCCCCCGCTCCCCACCCCCCGGCCACCGCCCCGAACGCGCCCCCCGAGAAGCCGTACCCGGGCCCCGCCGAACCGCCGAACGCGCCCCCGGCGCCCCGCACCCCTGCCGCCCCCTGCACGACCCCCTCCAGCCCCCGCCGCACCGCCTCCGGCGAGAACCTGCGCACGGGGTCCTTGACCAGCAGTCCCAGCAGCACCGGCGTGAGGTCGCCGGCCCGGACGGGCGGTGTGGGCTCCTCGCCCAACAGGGCTGTCAGCGTGGCGAATTCGCCGTGCCGGTCGAAGGGGCCGCGCCCCTCGACGGCGGCGTACAGCGTGGCGCCCAGGGAGAACAGGTCCGCGGCCGGGGTCGGCGGCTCGCCCCGCGCGCGCTCCGGGGCCAGATAGCCCGGCGTGCCGAGGATGCCGGCGGTCGCGGTGAGCCGGGGTTCGCGGGACTCGGGCTGGAGGGCGATGCCGTAGTCGGTGAGCAGCACGCGCGCGTAGGGGTCGCCCGAAGCGTCCGGCGCCAGAAGGATGTTGGCCGGTTTCACGTCACGGTGCAGAATGCCGATGCGGTGCCCCGCGGTGAGCGCGTCGAGGACGGCGAGACCGACACGGGCCGCCTGCTCGGGCGACAGCGGTCCGGAACGCCGTACGACCGCCTGGAGGTCCACCGCGTCCGGCACGTACTCCATGACGATCCAGGGCAGCCCCTCGTGCACCACCACGTCGTGCACCGTGGCCACATGCGGATGGCCGCGCAGCCGCGCCGCGTGCCGGGCCTCGCTGCGGGCGCGGGCGATGCGCTGGGCCGTCTCGCTCTCGTCCGTCGGCAGGTCCGGAAGCGCGATCTCCTTCATCGCGACCTCGCAGGCCAGCTCCTGGTCGTACGCCAGCCAGACGCGGCCCATGCCGCCCGCGCCGAGTGTGCGCGACAGCCGGTAGCGGCCGTTGATGATCCTGTTCTCGCCGTGATCCGGCGTCTCCCCCGCCATCACGCCTCCCCCCGAGACCCGAAGCCAGAGACAGCGCGCCTCCCCCGAGAACGCGTCAGTTCTGTCCCTCGAAGGTAGCTTTGCACGCCCCACTGACAGGAGGCCTTTTCGGGGCCAATCCCGTCAGATCGGGCACAGGGGTCTCAGGGGTGCGGGGCCGTCTCAGCAGGCACGCCCCGCCGGGTCACGCGGGCTCCAGGAACCCTGTGAGCATGCCCCGCCGGGTCACGCGGGCTCCAGGAACCCCTGCTCCACCAGCACCCGGATCTGCGCGGGCGTGCGGTCGCGCAGCATGACCGGGTCCTCGCCCATGAGCTGGGCGATCGCGTCGAGGATGCGGCCCGCGCTCAGCGTGCCGTCGCACACCCCGGCGAAGCCCGCGCCGACCGTGTCCACCTTGGTCGCCCGGCGCATCCCGCGGTGCTGGCGCAGCACGACGTGCTCGGGGTCCTCCGCACCGGGCAGCCCGACCTGCTCCTGGACGATCTCGGGCACGAGCCTGAAGTGGGCCTCCAGCAGAGCCGCGTCGTCGTGGGCGCGCAGGTAGTCGAGGCGCTCGAAGTGCGCGCGGACGGTGTCACCGAGCGGCTGTTCGACCGGGTGCGGCCATTCCTCCACGGTGATCGAGGGCACGGCAGAGCCCGTCCTGCGCAGGGTGATCCAGCCGAAGCCGACGGCCTTCACCTTGCGCGCCTCGAACTCGTCGAGCCAGGCGTCGTAGAGCGCCTGGTACTCGGCCGGGTCGCCGCGGTGGTCACCGGCGTCCCTGAGCCACAGCTCGGCGTACTGCGTGACGTCCTGCACCTCGCGCTGCACGATCCACGCGTCGCACCCGCGCGGCACCCACGACCTGAGCCTGTCCTGCCAGTCCTCCCCCGCCACGTGCTGCCAGTTGGCGAGGAACTGCGCGAACCCGCCCTCGTTCAGCAGCTCCCCCGCCCCCTGAACGACCGAGCGGCACAGATCGTCCCCGCCCATCCCGCCGTCGCGGTACGTCAGCCGGGCGCCCGGCGAGATCACGAAGGGCGGGTTCGAGACGATGAGGTCGTACGTCTCCCCCTGCCTGAGCGGCTCGAACAGCGAGCCGTCCCGCAGATCGGCGGCCGGGGCGCCGGAGAGCGCCAGCGTGAGCGCGGTGATGTGCAGCGCGCGCGGGTTGAGATCGGTCGCCGTCACGCGCGTGGCGTGCTGCGCGGCGTGCAGGGCCTGGATCCCGGAGCCGGTGCCCACGTCGAGGGCGGAGGAGACGGGCGTGCGGACTGTGATCCCGGCGAGGGTCGTGGAAGCGCCGCCGACGCCCAGGACGACACCCTCCTCACGGCTCCCGATGCCACCGGCGCCGCCGACGGCACAGCCCAGGTCCGACACGATGAACCAGTCCTCGCCGTCGGGTCCGCCGTACGGCCGTACGTCCACCGTCGCGGCCAGCTCGTCGGCGCCGGCGCGCACCAGCCAACCGCTCTCCAGGCACGCGTCGACGGGCAGGACGCCGGCCACGCGCGCGTGGGGCACCGGCTGCTGGAGGAGGAACAGGCGTACGAGTACTTCCAGCGGGGTGTCCCCGCGGGTCGCCCGGAGCGCGGGCACGGTCTCGCTGCGCGCGAGCGCCGCGTACGCGGGCGCCCCGAGCAGTTCGAGCAGCCCGTCAGCGGTGAAGGACGCCCCGAGCAGGGCGTCCCG
Above is a window of Streptomyces griseorubiginosus DNA encoding:
- a CDS encoding serine/threonine-protein kinase, with protein sequence MAGETPDHGENRIINGRYRLSRTLGAGGMGRVWLAYDQELACEVAMKEIALPDLPTDESETAQRIARARSEARHAARLRGHPHVATVHDVVVHEGLPWIVMEYVPDAVDLQAVVRRSGPLSPEQAARVGLAVLDALTAGHRIGILHRDVKPANILLAPDASGDPYARVLLTDYGIALQPESREPRLTATAGILGTPGYLAPERARGEPPTPAADLFSLGATLYAAVEGRGPFDRHGEFATLTALLGEEPTPPVRAGDLTPVLLGLLVKDPVRRFSPEAVRRGLEGVVQGAAGVRGAGGAFGGSAGPGYGFSGGAFGAVAGGWGAGAPQTPGASGTPGASGTPGAPGMPGTPGVPGVSGTPGAPQTPHTPADVGRGGAADARPAGAGPADGSAGGEGAGTPGSSPGSASPYSAWPPAAGQTPEPGNPYVQGAGSPYAGGGAQAGPYGDGGGVQSYGSGPPPPYASGYGAPGTPHNTGGPGTPSTPGGSTVAGAQTVFGGPGFPGGPGGPGGRTPFSPPSPPPPRPAAKNRLALLALVVGLALVVAGGAWAAVSLTGDDGGKEAATKSSPSATTSQKASPTGPVLPYGEVVGLDQPLEAGDCVQAVWSGAPFRSAPNLGVVDCADDWPDGQVVAVDTATGFADAKARGAERCADLSRPVVDALPDAAGYAVLPTEEGFATAGRGTACLVLGRHAAIGGEVGRFRDLGTDLWVGQMSVGDCWVYQQLDDGYKAPLTDCSKPHTDQVIGTVQAPAEMTYKKGTDNATKLCGNKFESSWAPGQERLVYGWVADEDDWKKGFNKIVCTVSLTDNKKSSGKIPPPGAV
- a CDS encoding class I SAM-dependent methyltransferase — its product is MSISGLPALPAAPAAASGGTDVTARLRDALLGASFTADGLLELLGAPAYAALARSETVPALRATRGDTPLEVLVRLFLLQQPVPHARVAGVLPVDACLESGWLVRAGADELAATVDVRPYGGPDGEDWFIVSDLGCAVGGAGGIGSREEGVVLGVGGASTTLAGITVRTPVSSALDVGTGSGIQALHAAQHATRVTATDLNPRALHITALTLALSGAPAADLRDGSLFEPLRQGETYDLIVSNPPFVISPGARLTYRDGGMGGDDLCRSVVQGAGELLNEGGFAQFLANWQHVAGEDWQDRLRSWVPRGCDAWIVQREVQDVTQYAELWLRDAGDHRGDPAEYQALYDAWLDEFEARKVKAVGFGWITLRRTGSAVPSITVEEWPHPVEQPLGDTVRAHFERLDYLRAHDDAALLEAHFRLVPEIVQEQVGLPGAEDPEHVVLRQHRGMRRATKVDTVGAGFAGVCDGTLSAGRILDAIAQLMGEDPVMLRDRTPAQIRVLVEQGFLEPA